Proteins found in one Lutimonas zeaxanthinifaciens genomic segment:
- a CDS encoding adenylate/guanylate cyclase domain-containing protein → MNLFEPYFSILTSFKFKRNGAREKRYLFVFILLLFSFDSYGQNRVNIDSLEQVYKDKQVPNSELLEVLRMISFSHPDPDKALFYSQELIQNAEKSEATYYKYLGYLLKGNALNEKGDLSQALKSYYESAKITEKIRPYNDYYMGDVSIAIAGVYSSMGDHSNSVQFYKKAISIHKKKDSLKSLAKALENLGDEYLNVSKPDSALIMFEQSGPVFKKLGYLPGIAMNIGNKGVAYIYLGENELAEVEINHAMNMFEKMENYYAISNFLNYLSDLYSSQGELDLALKYSKRSLEISEKYGLKGEISKANLQLSNLYEKSGDPETSLYYYKNHIAYKDSVNNIAAVQQMADIRTDYEVSQKQLEVDLLQQKQRIQRIVLYSILGAFILIVALAFGLFRRNKFIEKTKSLIEIERNRSDKLLLNILPEQTAQELKEHGKVKAKKFESVTVLFTDFKGFTELSEDLSPEDLVKSVDYYYQKFDEIIKENSLEKIKTIGDSYMAAAGLPFPQKDHAKKLLSAAFEIDAFVKETKLNGPEGIKKFDIRIGLNSGPVVAGVVGSDKFAYDIWGDTVNIASRMESSSIPGKINISESTYRLVKDDFDCEYRGEIQVKNKGKLKMYFVIGPKNNIQSF, encoded by the coding sequence ATGAATCTATTTGAACCGTATTTTTCGATTTTAACTTCATTTAAGTTTAAAAGGAACGGGGCGCGAGAAAAAAGATATTTATTTGTCTTTATTCTCCTGCTTTTTTCCTTTGACTCATATGGTCAGAACAGAGTCAATATTGACAGCCTCGAGCAAGTTTACAAAGACAAGCAGGTTCCGAACTCAGAACTGTTAGAAGTGCTGAGAATGATCTCTTTCAGTCATCCTGACCCTGACAAAGCACTATTTTACAGCCAAGAACTAATTCAAAATGCTGAAAAGTCTGAAGCAACATACTACAAGTATCTTGGCTATCTGCTCAAAGGAAATGCTCTAAACGAAAAAGGTGATCTAAGTCAAGCCTTAAAAAGTTACTATGAATCAGCAAAAATAACGGAGAAAATCCGGCCATATAATGACTATTACATGGGAGATGTAAGTATTGCGATTGCCGGAGTTTATTCTTCCATGGGGGACCATTCCAATTCGGTTCAATTCTACAAAAAAGCGATTTCAATACACAAAAAAAAAGACAGTCTTAAAAGTTTAGCCAAGGCGCTTGAAAATCTTGGCGATGAATACTTAAATGTTTCAAAACCTGATTCAGCCCTGATCATGTTTGAACAATCCGGTCCGGTATTTAAAAAGCTTGGATACCTACCCGGAATAGCCATGAACATTGGGAACAAAGGAGTAGCCTATATCTATTTAGGTGAAAACGAATTGGCTGAAGTTGAGATCAATCACGCCATGAATATGTTTGAAAAAATGGAGAATTATTATGCCATCTCCAATTTTTTAAATTATTTATCGGATCTGTATTCAAGTCAAGGAGAATTGGATCTCGCTCTAAAATATTCAAAAAGAAGCCTGGAAATTTCTGAAAAATACGGTTTAAAAGGAGAAATCAGCAAGGCGAATCTACAACTCTCCAATTTATATGAAAAGTCAGGAGACCCTGAAACTTCACTCTATTATTATAAAAACCACATAGCTTATAAAGACAGTGTGAATAATATTGCAGCTGTTCAGCAGATGGCAGATATAAGGACAGATTACGAGGTCTCTCAAAAACAGCTGGAAGTAGATTTACTACAGCAGAAACAAAGAATTCAAAGGATCGTTTTGTATTCAATTTTAGGAGCATTTATATTAATTGTTGCATTGGCCTTTGGGCTCTTTAGAAGAAATAAATTTATTGAAAAAACCAAATCCCTTATTGAGATCGAAAGAAACAGATCAGATAAGTTGTTACTCAATATTCTTCCGGAGCAAACCGCGCAAGAACTTAAAGAACATGGAAAAGTAAAAGCCAAAAAATTTGAATCGGTTACAGTTTTGTTTACTGATTTTAAAGGATTCACTGAATTATCTGAAGACCTAAGTCCAGAGGATTTGGTAAAGAGTGTAGACTACTACTATCAAAAATTTGATGAAATCATCAAAGAAAATAGCCTGGAAAAAATTAAAACCATCGGGGATTCTTATATGGCTGCAGCGGGACTTCCTTTTCCACAAAAGGATCATGCTAAAAAGCTTCTTTCGGCGGCCTTTGAAATAGACGCCTTTGTAAAAGAAACTAAATTGAATGGACCGGAAGGCATCAAAAAGTTCGATATTAGAATAGGGCTCAACAGCGGACCCGTAGTAGCCGGAGTTGTTGGCAGTGACAAATTTGCCTATGATATTTGGGGAGACACGGTCAACATTGCCTCAAGAATGGAATCCTCTTCCATTCCCGGTAAAATTAATATTTCAGAAAGTACCTACAGACTCGTAAAGGATGATTTTGACTGCGAGTACAGAGGCGAAATTCAAGTCAAAAACAAGGGTAAACTGAAAATGTATTTCGTTATCGGACCAAAAAATAATATTCAATCGTTTTAA